GAACTGCCGCGTACGAGCAGCGTGATCGACTTCGCATGGTTGGCGAAGAAGAGCGCTGCCTGGCCGGCCGAGTTGCCCGCGCCGATGATGTAGATATCCTGGCCTTGGGTCGAGCTCGCTTCGCTGCGCGCAGCGCCGTAGTAGATGCCCCGTCCGGTGAGACGATCGGCGCCTTCGATCGAGAGTTTCCTCCATATCACGCCCAGCGCGAGGATGATGGTGTGCGCGCGCAAGCTCTCGCCTCCATCAAGTGCGATGGCGGTGGCGGCGGCATCGATCGCTTGCACGGTCCGGGTCACCACGATTTCCGCACCCAGGCGCTTGGCTTGTTGCAGCGCGCGACTGGCGAGCTCGTCTCCGGAAACGCCCACGGGAAAGCCCAGGTAATTCTCGATGCGCGATGACTGACCGGCCTGACCGCCGGGCGCGCGGCGCTCGATGAGCACGGTGCGCAAACCCTCGGATGCGCCGTAGGCCGCAGCCGCCATTCCGGCCGGTCCTCCACCGACGATCACGACGTCGTAATCGGCATGCACGGGCGCGACCGACAATCCCACGGCTCTCGCGATGTCGCGCGTCGAGGGAGCGTCCAACATCGTGCCGTCTTGCAGCCGCACGATCGGATAGCCCTTCGATCGCCCTTTGGCCACGGCGCTCGCGGCTGGATCATCAGGGGTCAGCCAGTCGAATGAGACCTGATTCCGGTGGAGGAAGTCGCGCAGCTCGTGACAGGCCGCGTCCCATCGCGGCCCGATGACCACTAACTCCGGAGGCGGCGGTTGCGCCGCGATGTCCTGAAGACCCTCGATGCGGTCTAACGCAGCGGCGCCTACGGTCGCAGAGATCTCGGGCGCGGTTGCGGCTAGCGTATGGAACTCCTTCGGTTCCACGCGAATGACCCGCGAGGGCTCCACCGCGCGAAGGGCGGCGAGAAACGGCGTGTTGAGCGCCACCGGAACCTCGCCGAAGAGGTCACCCGGTTTGCGGACGCCGACCACGCGCTCGACACCCTCGACGACTTTCGTCACCTCCAGCGTGCCCTCGACCGTGATGATAAGCGCGCGCCCTTCGCCCTCGTGCACGACGTACTCACCCGCAAGCACGTGGATGTCGGCCACGCTTTTCGCAAGATACTCGAGCTCGCGTTCGCCGAGTTTAGCGAAAAGCGGGAGAGCGCGTAATTCAGCGATTGTGATCATCGAGGATCAGGCGCGCACGGCGGCGCTCACGCCTGCGCGCAGCTGCTGCATGTAGCTCGAGGTGCCCGGGTCGGTCAGGTCGCTCAGATCGCACGGCATCGCCGCCGCGTCGCGAAAGGCCGCGGGTGTGAGAATATCCCCCGGTGGGATCGGCACGAGATTGCGCAAAACGATGTCGCAGCGCCCCACCCAATCGACCGCAACATCCTTCCATTTCTTGCCCGGCTCGGTTGCGACCATGACCGAGACCTTCGGCGCGATCCATTCAAGCGCAGTCGTTCCCTCGATCACGACGCCGCGCGCGCCCTTCCCGGCGAGATGATCGATCGCGCGCTGCACCGCGTCGGGCGCGCCCGAGCGCAAAGCGATGACCCATGCAACGGCGACAGCTCCGGCATTGGAGAGCCGCCACGTGTCGGTGTTGGGTTTGTGGATGGCACCCTCGTGGATGATCAGCCGGCTTGGGATCTTGGCGGACACCGTCTCGCACACGCCGCACGAGGCGCCGCGCCCGCAAATGCCGGCAGCCTC
The sequence above is drawn from the Candidatus Tumulicola sp. genome and encodes:
- a CDS encoding FAD-dependent oxidoreductase, yielding MITIAELRALPLFAKLGERELEYLAKSVADIHVLAGEYVVHEGEGRALIITVEGTLEVTKVVEGVERVVGVRKPGDLFGEVPVALNTPFLAALRAVEPSRVIRVEPKEFHTLAATAPEISATVGAAALDRIEGLQDIAAQPPPPELVVIGPRWDAACHELRDFLHRNQVSFDWLTPDDPAASAVAKGRSKGYPIVRLQDGTMLDAPSTRDIARAVGLSVAPVHADYDVVIVGGGPAGMAAAAYGASEGLRTVLIERRAPGGQAGQSSRIENYLGFPVGVSGDELASRALQQAKRLGAEIVVTRTVQAIDAAATAIALDGGESLRAHTIILALGVIWRKLSIEGADRLTGRGIYYGAARSEASSTQGQDIYIIGAGNSAGQAALFFANHAKSITLLVRGSSLAKSMSYYLIEQLNTKSNIRTELHSEVVGVHGGDHLEAIDIANRETHATTRKNTSALFVFIGADTDTDWLPQEIARDSRGFVLTGADVLKSGRWAGSRDAYLVETSVPGIFAVGDIRAGSVKRVAAGVGEGSMAIAFVHQYLQLAQEVSPLR